In Equus przewalskii isolate Varuska chromosome 22, EquPr2, whole genome shotgun sequence, the following proteins share a genomic window:
- the TUSC1 gene encoding tumor suppressor candidate gene 1 protein, with amino-acid sequence MWRMRAGAGRRGSCCGGQSRPGRVRGGGDGSGAGWRGRAGGSRQQLEERFADLAASHLEALRARDERDRQNARLREENARLRLENRRLKRENRSLFRQALRLPGEGADGAPAEAARATPGSEEAGTNRRARGGGPGDEPGSPRALRARLEKLEAMYRRALLQLHLEQRGPRPRGDKEEPAPHEPGSGIRAVTPEPPEPWL; translated from the coding sequence ATGTGGCGCATGCGTGCTGGCGCCGGCAGGCGCGGGAGCTGCTGCGGCGGGCAGAGCCGCCCGGGCCGGGTTCGCGGGGGCGGCGACGGCAGCGGCGCGGGCTGGCGAGGCCGGGCGGGCGGCAGCCGCCAGCAGCTGGAGGAGCGGTTCGCTGACCTAGCCGCCAGCCACCTGGAGGCCCTGCGCGCGCGGGACGAGCGGGACCGGCAGAACGCGCGGCTGCGCGAGGAGAACGCCCGGCTGCGGCTCGAGAACCGGCGGCTGAAGCGCGAGAACCGCAGCCTCTTCCGTCAGGCCTTGCGGCTCCCCGGCGAGGGCGCCGACGGGGCGCCCGCGGAGGCGGCCAGGGCGACCCCGGGCTCCGAGGAGGCCGGCACGAACCGCAGGGCTAGAGGCGGCGGCCCCGGGGACGAGCCGGGCAGCCCGCGGGCCCTGCGAGCCCGGCTGGAGAAGCTGGAGGCCATGTACCGCCGCGCCCTGCTGCAGCTGCACCTGGAGCAGCGGGGGCCGCGTCCGCGCGGGGACAAGGAGGAGCCGGCTCCGCACGAACCTGGCTCGGGGATCCGAGCCGTGACCCCGGAACCCCCAGAGCCCTGGCTGTAG